From a single Rosa rugosa chromosome 7, drRosRugo1.1, whole genome shotgun sequence genomic region:
- the LOC133720658 gene encoding PHD finger protein At1g33420-like isoform X1 produces the protein MVVNERPQKRMKRRITADLNDFFTFPSSSSPPAATGPFRTAVRDFLSNHALVPPPSSLFPHLMTWQILFRAGDADQLPTTAATDGPDSFPPPVVCLDIVEEDVARSRNVYCDQCRVVGWSGHPVCGKRYHFIIKADGNSIGGYHKPCMCCGDVVHIYESKCKSCNLDASTDDVEDWVYNQLENTTHLLHGVVHSNGFGHLLRVNGREGGSRMLSGCHIMDFWDRLCKVLGVRMVSVMDVSKKYGLEYRLLHAIIKGHPWYGDWGYEFATGSFALTLNAYNLAVEKLSTLPLSTFLAQRRFPSCIRDIILRYQSLSERELLNIRDLFGFLIKLLHDAPKCSSRVDDAMSKKRCASGVLYSWTKSDVECVEEAMVKVLRAVTGSNWVNQRNLRKAIYKGQPSDLLDYCLNELGGKMVADGIFVSSRRNADGDFEYRLEAGSNASNCSSTSRSLSEESLVLDMRFLYESMLHPQTMMKDLPQETRDLAISCAEKLLDCKQFVKDYRPERMSINDPSVTCLLCRVEFTDESEEYASLDPPPELIVLSNATVSDLKLAASKAFQDVYLTLKRFQVEELVDYGGVDESTQVKKLLGSAEYVRVRGRCNAKSGWSKFSMERGIERWTVECSCGAKDDDGERMLACDVCGVWRHTRCSGIPDSDSVPANFVCQGCKSSVSVTKNAGPCKDEVVAKVAGESLTAPPDVR, from the exons ATGGTGGTGAACGAGCGACCTCAGAAGCGGATGAAGAGGCGGATTACGGCGGATCTCAACGACTTCTTCACCTTCCCTTCGTCCTCGTCGCCGCCGGCCGCCACCGGCCCCTTCAGGACCGCCGTCAGGGATTTTCTTTCTAACCATGCGCTGGTTCCCCCGCCGTCGTCCCTCTTCCCTCACCTCATGACGTGGCAGATCCTCTTCAGGGCCGGCGATGCGGATCAGCTCCCGACCACTGCAGCGACGGACGGTCCGGATTCGTTCCCTCCGCCCGTCGTGTGTCTCGATATCGTCGAGGAGGACGTCGCCAGATCTCGAAACGTCTATTGTGATCAGTGCCGAGTTGTCG GATGGAGTGGTCATCCAGTTTGCGGGAAACGTTATCATTTTATTATTAAGGCTGATGGTAATTCCATTGGTGGGTATCACAAGCCTTGTATGTGCTGTGGAGATGTTGTGCATATCTACGAATCCAA GTGCAAATCTTGCAACCTTGATGCTAGTACAGATGATGTTGAAGATTGGGTGTACAACCAATTAGAGAACACAACCCATCTTCTGCATGGAGTGGTCCATTCAAATGGTTTTGGACACCTTCTTAGGGTCAATGGAAGGGAAGGTGGCTCGAGGATGCTTTCTGGATGTCATATCATGGACTTTTGGGACCGGCTCTGTAAAGTGCTTGGAGTGAG AATGGTCAGTGTGATGGATGTGTCAAAGAAGTATGGGCTGGAATATCGGCTACTTCATGCAATTATCAAAGGACATCCCTGGTATGGTGACTGGGGTTATGAATTTGCTACTGGTAGTTTTGCTCTCACTCTTAATGCCTATAATTTGGCTGTTGAAAAACTCTCTACCCTACCCCTGTCCACCTTTCTTGCTCAACGTCGATTTCCATCTTGCATCCGTGACATCATCTTGCGATACCAGTCCCTATCAGAACGTGAGCTTTTGAATATAAGAGATCTCTTTGGTTTCTTGATTAAATTGCTCCATGATGCTCCCAAGTGTTCTTCAAGGGTTGATGATGCCATGAGCAAGAAGCGATGTGCTTCCGGAGTTTTGTATTCATGGACCAAGAGTGATGTTGAATGTGTAGAAGAGGCCATGGTCAAGGTGCTGCGTGCAGTTACCGGGTCAAATTGGGTAAATCAGCGTAATCTTAGGAAAGCCATATACAAGGGGCAACCATCTGATCTCCTGGATTATTGCCTGAACGAACTTGGAGGGAAAATGGTAGCAGATGGGATCTTTGTTAGTTCGAGACGCAATGCTGATGGTGATTTTGAGTACAG ACTTGAGGCTGGAAGTAATGCATCAAACTGCTCTTCCACCTCTAGAAGCCTATCAGAAGAAAGTCTCGTACTGGACATGCGCTTCTTATATGAGTCCATGCTCCACCCCCAAACTATGATGAAAGATTTGCCTCAGGAAACAAGGGATCTTGCAATCAGCTGTGCTGAAAAGCTACTTGACTGCAAGCAGTTTGTGAAAGACTACAGGCCCGAAAGGATGTCAATTAATGACCCATCTGTTACATGTCTCTTATGCAGAGTTGAATTTACAGACGAGTCTGAAGAATATGCCTCCCTGGATCCCCCTCCAGAGCTGATTGTGCTATCCAATGCTACTGTATCTGATCTCAAGCTTGCAGCATCAAAAGCTTTTCAAGATGTGTATTTGACATTGAAAAGGTTTCAAGTCGAAGAGTTGGTTGACTATGGCGGTGTTGATGAATCCACCCAGGTCAAGAAGTTGTTAGGGTCAGCAGAATATGTTCGAGTGAGAGGGCGGTGCAATGCAAAGAGTGGATGGAGTAAGTTTAGCATGGAGAGAGGGATTGAGAGGTGGACAGTGGAGTGCAGCTGTGGGGCAAAGGATGATGATGGAGAGAGAATGTTGGCTTGTGATGTTTGTGGTGTGTGGCGGCACACTCGATGTTCTGGAATCCCAGACTCTGATTcggttcctgcaaattttgtTTGTCAAGGATGTAAAAGCTCAGTTTCAGTAACAAAAAATGCTGGGCCTTGCAAGGATGAGGTGGTTGCTAAGGTTGCTGGAGAAAGTTTGACTGCCCCTCCTGACGTTCGCtga
- the LOC133720658 gene encoding PHD finger protein At1g33420-like isoform X2, translated as MDTLGWSGHPVCGKRYHFIIKADGNSIGGYHKPCMCCGDVVHIYESKCKSCNLDASTDDVEDWVYNQLENTTHLLHGVVHSNGFGHLLRVNGREGGSRMLSGCHIMDFWDRLCKVLGVRMVSVMDVSKKYGLEYRLLHAIIKGHPWYGDWGYEFATGSFALTLNAYNLAVEKLSTLPLSTFLAQRRFPSCIRDIILRYQSLSERELLNIRDLFGFLIKLLHDAPKCSSRVDDAMSKKRCASGVLYSWTKSDVECVEEAMVKVLRAVTGSNWVNQRNLRKAIYKGQPSDLLDYCLNELGGKMVADGIFVSSRRNADGDFEYRLEAGSNASNCSSTSRSLSEESLVLDMRFLYESMLHPQTMMKDLPQETRDLAISCAEKLLDCKQFVKDYRPERMSINDPSVTCLLCRVEFTDESEEYASLDPPPELIVLSNATVSDLKLAASKAFQDVYLTLKRFQVEELVDYGGVDESTQVKKLLGSAEYVRVRGRCNAKSGWSKFSMERGIERWTVECSCGAKDDDGERMLACDVCGVWRHTRCSGIPDSDSVPANFVCQGCKSSVSVTKNAGPCKDEVVAKVAGESLTAPPDVR; from the exons ATGGACACTCTAG GATGGAGTGGTCATCCAGTTTGCGGGAAACGTTATCATTTTATTATTAAGGCTGATGGTAATTCCATTGGTGGGTATCACAAGCCTTGTATGTGCTGTGGAGATGTTGTGCATATCTACGAATCCAA GTGCAAATCTTGCAACCTTGATGCTAGTACAGATGATGTTGAAGATTGGGTGTACAACCAATTAGAGAACACAACCCATCTTCTGCATGGAGTGGTCCATTCAAATGGTTTTGGACACCTTCTTAGGGTCAATGGAAGGGAAGGTGGCTCGAGGATGCTTTCTGGATGTCATATCATGGACTTTTGGGACCGGCTCTGTAAAGTGCTTGGAGTGAG AATGGTCAGTGTGATGGATGTGTCAAAGAAGTATGGGCTGGAATATCGGCTACTTCATGCAATTATCAAAGGACATCCCTGGTATGGTGACTGGGGTTATGAATTTGCTACTGGTAGTTTTGCTCTCACTCTTAATGCCTATAATTTGGCTGTTGAAAAACTCTCTACCCTACCCCTGTCCACCTTTCTTGCTCAACGTCGATTTCCATCTTGCATCCGTGACATCATCTTGCGATACCAGTCCCTATCAGAACGTGAGCTTTTGAATATAAGAGATCTCTTTGGTTTCTTGATTAAATTGCTCCATGATGCTCCCAAGTGTTCTTCAAGGGTTGATGATGCCATGAGCAAGAAGCGATGTGCTTCCGGAGTTTTGTATTCATGGACCAAGAGTGATGTTGAATGTGTAGAAGAGGCCATGGTCAAGGTGCTGCGTGCAGTTACCGGGTCAAATTGGGTAAATCAGCGTAATCTTAGGAAAGCCATATACAAGGGGCAACCATCTGATCTCCTGGATTATTGCCTGAACGAACTTGGAGGGAAAATGGTAGCAGATGGGATCTTTGTTAGTTCGAGACGCAATGCTGATGGTGATTTTGAGTACAG ACTTGAGGCTGGAAGTAATGCATCAAACTGCTCTTCCACCTCTAGAAGCCTATCAGAAGAAAGTCTCGTACTGGACATGCGCTTCTTATATGAGTCCATGCTCCACCCCCAAACTATGATGAAAGATTTGCCTCAGGAAACAAGGGATCTTGCAATCAGCTGTGCTGAAAAGCTACTTGACTGCAAGCAGTTTGTGAAAGACTACAGGCCCGAAAGGATGTCAATTAATGACCCATCTGTTACATGTCTCTTATGCAGAGTTGAATTTACAGACGAGTCTGAAGAATATGCCTCCCTGGATCCCCCTCCAGAGCTGATTGTGCTATCCAATGCTACTGTATCTGATCTCAAGCTTGCAGCATCAAAAGCTTTTCAAGATGTGTATTTGACATTGAAAAGGTTTCAAGTCGAAGAGTTGGTTGACTATGGCGGTGTTGATGAATCCACCCAGGTCAAGAAGTTGTTAGGGTCAGCAGAATATGTTCGAGTGAGAGGGCGGTGCAATGCAAAGAGTGGATGGAGTAAGTTTAGCATGGAGAGAGGGATTGAGAGGTGGACAGTGGAGTGCAGCTGTGGGGCAAAGGATGATGATGGAGAGAGAATGTTGGCTTGTGATGTTTGTGGTGTGTGGCGGCACACTCGATGTTCTGGAATCCCAGACTCTGATTcggttcctgcaaattttgtTTGTCAAGGATGTAAAAGCTCAGTTTCAGTAACAAAAAATGCTGGGCCTTGCAAGGATGAGGTGGTTGCTAAGGTTGCTGGAGAAAGTTTGACTGCCCCTCCTGACGTTCGCtga
- the LOC133721854 gene encoding plastidic glucose transporter 4 produces the protein MQASTYGSIREKLVLGVQVKQQRKVLGSSTGLKNLCMTDKATGFGGLKLTSAAMGANLGRLDGISMTSLKPRSVKAHAASGADGDVENLVPPKPQVKSSGIVLPFVGVACLGAILFGYHLGVVNGALEYLSKDLGITENVALKGWVVSTLLAGATVGSFTGGTLADKFGRTRTFQLDAIPLTIGAFLCATAQSVEQMIVGRLLAGIGIGISSAIVPLYISEISPTEIRGALGSVNQLFICLGILGALVAGLPLSANPLWWRTMFGIAIVPSVLLALGMAVSPESPRWLLQQGKTSQAEKVIKTLYGKERVTEVMHDLTSTSHGSAEPEAGWFDLFSSRYWKVVSVGAALFLFQQLAGINAVVYYSTSVFRSAGITSDVAASALVGAANVFGTAVASSLMDRQGRKSLLLISFGGMAASMLLLALSFTWSVLAPYSGTLAVAGTVLYVLSFSLGAGPVPALLLPEIFASRIRAKAVSLSLGMHWISNFVIGLYFLSFVTKFGISSVYLGFSAVCLLAVLYIAGNVVETKGRSLEDIERALSVPT, from the exons ATGCAAGCGTCAACTTATGGTTCGATCAGAGAGAAGTTGGTTTTGGGGGTCCAAGTCAAACAGCAAAGGAAGGTGTTGGGGTCAAGTACAGGGTTAAAGAATCTGTGTATGACAGATAAGGCCACTGGCTTTGGTGGATTGAAGCTCACTTCTGCGGCTATGGGAGCCAACCTTGGACGTCTTGATGGGATTTCCATGACTTCCTTGAAACCCAGATCAGTCAAGGCTCACGCTGCTTCTG GTGCAGATGGAGACGTTGAGAATCTTGTTCCTCCGAAGCCTCAGGTCAAATCTTCTGGAATAGTGTTGCCATTTGTTGGTGTTGCCTGTCTTGGAGCCATTTTATTTGGTTATCATCTCGG GGTGGTAAATGGTGCTCTTGAGTACCTGTCGAAGGATCTTGGTATTACTGAAAACGTTGCATTAAAAG GGTGGGTGGTTAGCACACTTCTAGCTGGTGCCACAGTTGGATCTTTCACTGGTGGAACATTGGCTGACAAGTTTGGGAGAACTAGAACTTTTCAACTTGATGCAATTCCACTAACGATTGGAGCATTTTTATG tgCCACAGCACAGAGTGTGGAGCAAATGATAGTTGGCCGCTTACTTGCTGGCATTGGAATCGGCATCTCATCGGCTATTGTCCCACTTTACATTTCTGAG ATCTCCCCAACTGAAATTCGGGGCGCACTTGGATCTGTAAACCAGCTTTTTATATGTCTTGGAATCCTTGGAGCACTGGTGGCTGGATTACCTTTATCAGCAAATCCGTTATG GTGGAGGACAATGTTTGGTATTGCAATAGTTCCCTCTGTTCTATTGGCTTTAGGAATGGCTGTTTCACCTGAAAGTCCTAGATGGCTCTTACAG cAAGGAAAAACTTCTCAGGCTGAAAAGGTTATAAAAACATTATACGGAAAAGAGAGAGTAACTGAGGTGATGCATGACTTAACATCAACAAGTCATGGATCTGCTGAACCCGAAGCAGGCTGGTTTGATCTGTTTAGTAGCCGCTATTGGAAAG TTGTTAGTGTTGGTGCGGCACTTTTCTTGTTCCAACAGTTAGCTGGGATAAATGCTGTGGTTTATTATTCCACTTCTGTTTTCCGCAGTGCTGGCATAACATCAGATGTTGCAGCAAGTGCTCTCGTTGGAGCAGCAAATGTCTTTG GCACAGCTGTTGCATCATCACTGATGGACAGACAAGGAAGGAAGAGTCTTCTCCTCATTAGTTTTGGAGGAATG gcTGCTTCAATGTTGCTGCTTGCTTTGTCTTTCACTTGGAGTGTTTTGGCTCCATATTCTGGCACCCTGGCTGTCGCTGGGACTGTTCT CTATGTATTGTCCTTTTCACTTGGCGCTGGTCCTGTGCCTGCTCTTCTTCTGCCAGAGATATTTGCTTCAAGAATCAGAGCAAAAGCAGTTTCTTTGTCATTGGGCATGCACTGG ATATCAAACTTCGTCATAGGCCTGTATTTCTTGAGCTTTGTAACCAAGTTCGGGATCAGCTCAGTGTATCTGGGATTCTCGGCTGTTTGTCTGCTTGCGGTCTTGTACATAGCTGGTAATGTTGTTGAAACTAAAGGGCGATCTTTGGAGGACATAGAGCGTGCCCTTAGCGTTCCAACCTGA